GGATCGTGACATGGCTTTGCTTAATTTAGCCATGCCAAGTGTTCTTACCAATCAAGCTTTCGATGCGTTTTTTTGCCTTCCGAGAGAATTTCCCCTACGGCGCAATCTATTAGAAAATTCTAGAGGATCTgtaaaaaggcaaaaatcGCGCAGGGAGATGCAAGGAAAGTAGTCCAATATGGATTTGATCTTATGTTGTAAGAATAGTACAGTGAGTTCTCATCCCTTTTGGCAGGCGGTAGCCGTTTCTGGTAATGCGATTCGGGGATGGCATTGCGCCCACAACTTGAAGTTAAGAGCTGAGAGATATTATGGGGCGgcaaaaatgatgaatgACCCTCCTACGGGGGACATACCACTTACTTTCGGTACACGTTCTCTGACACAGTACTGAAAGCGTTTAACTGTAATAGCATTCTATCCGagctttccttttctacTTTAAGCAGCTCATGACATGGCGTTGAAGTAGGATGTCGGGCTAGCTTGCTTATTCATTCCCTGCCAGATACTTGTTTGTATGGCTTGAAGGGAGTAGGCTAATTGATGGAGAATGGCCTTTAGCTAAAGACAGTAAGCATCATTTTTTAGGTGAGCTAAACTGGTGAATAAAattatataattatatTCGAGAATTAATGTTTACATGAAGTATATAATAATTCGGGAACCTTTCTCagcagaagaaggaaaattgAGCACTCAAGTCTTGaagtaaattttttcattgcaGAAGTGTAAAGTTTCTGCTACTTATTACGGTGAATATGAGAGGTTAGCGGAGGAAATCTTCGCTAAAAATATTCCTCGCCTTATGTCGAAGCTTTGCgaaactttttcatctaGTACAGCGTTAATTACTCAAGCTACTCAAACTGGAGCGGCGACCCAATCTTGAATTAGAAGTTTTGGTTCGAGGATTATTAGTGCTTCCACGGTCTTGTTGATTATCCGCgttttcatcgtcatcaatTGGGGCTATCTTATAACTTTGATAAAGTGCCACCATGCAGAAAAGACTCAACGACCACCAACTGACCCAAGCAACATCATTTTGCTGGGACCAAGACATAATATAACCCCAAACCAAAGGACCTATGAATCGAGCAGAGGCAGAAATACTGATAGTGGCACCATTAATGACCGACCTGCAACCCAAAGGGCTCGAGTTGTGAATCAACAACATAATTTGCGGGGATGTTAAGGCGCCGCAAAACGTCTTTATCCCTGTGATTATGTACAAATATACTACAGTACACCAGCTGGGAATCCGTTCGCCTTGTAAAAAGACAACGTATGGGACCATAATATACATAATAGGATACAACTTGACTAATGATCTGAAAATTGTTAAACAGTCGAATTTACGATCAATAACGGGAAGAATAAATATGACCACAAGACAACCAAATATACCAGTTGTCGACAAAAGAGTACCAGTCTGTTCTGGCTCATAACCTATACCACCCGAAATTTTCCAGGGAAATTTGGAAGCTAACTTCTTCGGATTTTCCGGATCCACAGTTAAATCATAAGCCAAGAAGACAGGCAGAAATTCATTATAGACAATCAAATGTAAAGCCATAATGAAGTTCACTGATATAGGATAAAACACTTTCGTATGGAAAacatgatgaaaaatactgCTTTCTTTACAACCATCTGAAGCTGTGTCAGTATCAGCATGCAGAGCATCAGTTGGTTCATGAAGGGAATATGTCCTAATCAGTCCTACAGATTGTCTTCTTGTTAAAATAGGCTCAACGGATTGCACACTTTCAGCGTCACTGTCGTTAACAGTGTCTAATAACGGagcattttcattctcgTCATGGACTCGCACTTCATTGGCGTTTATTTCTTCGTCTCCATGATCAATATTCTCCGAACCACCATGAGTGCATTTTTGCCAAGGTCTTCTTTTAGGTTGTATGCCaagtatattttttttaataaagTCACCAACTTCTAAGCCATAATCTTTcctatttttgaaaacaggGTGTGTTTCCTCCAGAAATAAGGTTGCATTAAGTAAGCCAAACATTAAGAATACACATACAACTACGTTAGGCAAAGCGTACGGATATGAtttaattatttttttggcgaAGTCAGGGAACCATGACGGCACTTCATTTATTGTTCCATCTCTGAATACAAGAAACCCTCCAATCATGGGCCCGATAACAGCACCGAATTGAAATAGTAATGGCATAGTACTGAAGGCCAAAGCCtgatgttttctttcagtGGCAATTTCACCAATGATGGTTCTGATAACTCCGACATTGCCGTTTAGTAATCCCATTAAACTTCTGGCAACCAAAGCCTGATAAAAATTGTGTGAAAACCCcaatatcaataatgatatAGATGTTCCTATAAGCCCACAAGTCAAAGTTATCTTTCTGCCATGCGCCTCAGAGAATCTGCCCCAATGGTATGCAGATATGACTTGACATAACGCGAACGATGAAGACAGGTAACCTGAATACTTAGACACTTGGGCATCATTGGGagcaattttgaaatctttaaccatgaaaaaaacatatggaaataatgaagaaaaggcaaTTGGTTCACTGAACCTAACTAAGGACACAACCATCAGTTGGACCCAGGGGAACCCATCCATTTGTTGTTTAAAGGTAAGCTTTTGACGTGCCATATTTCTtatatttgtatattcGTATGCTTATCTGAACAACTCCTTGATTCGCCATTTCATTTACGGATCTAATCCTCAAGTGTTGCGAATAAGAACCATTTCATGGTATTCATGTAAATAGTAGACCTCTTTCCTCTCCTGtatttgcctttttttcatatccgagattttgaaagagcGGAATGTGTCATGCTAAGATGAGATCTGTCGGAACAGTATTGAATTGAAATCCTTAATATAAGGGAGAGATGCTATATTTCTGTATATACAATGATCTTAAATAATAATTACATCTTTAAGGGAATATGGAGAGATGAACAAATAGTGAAAACATGgaagttggaaaaaaaaaagaacagaatatcaaaaatttatgGATCCCGTAGATGTTCTATGGAAAGGAATAGCATCCCTTATATTGTGGTTGCCGTATAAGTATGAGATAAATCTCTCAAAGCCTAGTCCAAACCCACCATGTGGTGCACTGCCCTCTTTTCTCAAGGAAAGGTACCAATCCAGTTCACCAGATTCATTCATACCGCGctctttcatttctttaCATAACTTGTCATAATCATCTTCTCTTAAACTTCCACCGATAATTTCGCCCATTCCCGGAACAAGTAAATCGAAGCATGCCACAGTGTCATTGGGAGTAGAATTCTGTTTCATATAGAACGCTTTGCAGACACGTGGATAGTCAGTAACGAAAACTGGCGATTTGAAATACTCGCCGgctaaaaatttttcatgttcAGTCTGCAAAGGTTGACCCCATTCTGGTTCGTACTGAAAATGCAAATCCTGATTGTGGTGCTTTTTGAGAATTTCGATGGCCTGCGTGTAGGTTATAGTTTGCCATTCCTCATTTACTAGACTTTGCCATCGCGACTTTATTTGTTGTTTCTCCTGATCTAGCGATGGTCTTGATGAAGCTTCATCTTCTTGCAAAGAGACAAATTGCTTCGGCAAAAGTTCTTCTTGGTTATCCACACATGCATTGATTACGTGCTTCATTGTAGTCTCTACAAACGATGTTAACTCTTGGATACTATTCACAAAACACATTTCTACTTCAAGCATCCAAAACTCTGAGAGATGTCTTGGAGTATCACTTCTTTCAGCTCGGAAGCAAGGGGATAGCGTCCAGCATCTGGACAGTGATAAAGCCAAGATTTCTAAGTGCAATTGAGTAGATACAGTCAAATAAGTCGGCTTTCcaaaatatgaagatgCGGTCGACGACTGATTTGTGGAAACTTGAAACAACTCACCGGCACCTTCACAGTCGTTTGAAGTTAATATTGGTGGCGAGACTTTGGTGAAATGATTCTTCTGGAAGTAAAGCATGAACTGTAATTCTACGAATGATCGTAATCTCAAAATCGCGCTCAAATAAGAGGTCCTATATTTTAATGTAGGTAAAGTTCTTAAGTACGGCAAAGtctgaaatttcttttgtaatGGATAGTTTTCTGAAACGGGGCCTATCAGTTGGATCGAATCGATGGGCCTTTTGATTTGCAGCTCAAAAGGCTGTTCTCTATTGGGGGTATCTTGCCAAACAGCATTAGAAACGGATAAAGTTTGGccagttttcaaatttttcaagaactgTGCATCGTCAGTAGTTGTTAGTGGGACTACTATTCTTAAAGGGTTGACTGAAGTCCCGTCTTGCAGGTCTAAGAACGCTACACGCTTCAATATCCTTATCGACTTGATCCATCCATGAATTGAAATAGAATCATGGCGGGCACGGTGCACTTGCTCGTACAGTGATTTAACGGTCAGTGACGAGTAAAACCTACCACTCTTTATCGGGCAGCAAGCGCGAAACATCCCTTGCATTACCTGCTcctttttattattatggCTGCGATATTTCGAGCCTCATTTAAACTGAGATATGTATATTTCCCTGCGAGGATTcgaaaaaactgaaaaagcAAGATAAGGAAGAGTAAATCATAACCGTAAAGATCGTGCATGCGCACATATCTAAATTCTGTAGGAAATTgtactttttattttattcattacttatattttctaaaaatgaaaacatcgTACACTTATTCAATTATGCTACTATGTACTTTCTAAATATGAAATCACGAGAAAACTCAATTTTACACACATATGAGTTACCTAAGAGATCATAAACCAGACTTAACAATCACACACATTGTTAAGAACgggaaaaaataatagcgATAGAAGGAAAATGCACAATATTGGAACTTCATGGAAACTATCTAAATACGAAAACACACACTCGTATCAGTTCATATACTATAACaacagaaacaaaaaaggcaCAATTCAACTTGAGCACGCACATCAAGTAGTAGCAACGTTCATTCCTTCATTAGAGCGAACGGACGAGACAAATAAAAAGGGGCATAGTTGGAGATAAAAAGGCAGAAAGAAGGTAAAGAAGGGTATCACACACACGTAGTAGTCTAATTCATGTTAAAGAATGGatataaacaaagaaaaggacaaaaataaagacgtatTTTCGCCTTACTtaaaatctttccaaaCCTTTTTGTCTAGCTTGCCACTTTCTGTAGATAATCGTAGAGATAATGGCGATACAAGCCAAACCGaccaaaatgaaaactaGAATAACACCACCTGGTAAAGTCATTTATAATAGATTAATAGCGTTGAAATGGGAGGAGGGGAAACAACAAACAAAGGAAATGTAAGGACAAAATCTGCTTGAACGATTAATTCGAagttggaaagaaaaaaagtgataAAACTAAACTTGTTTCGCTCTCCCTTCAAAGTGTGTAGTAGCCTCTTCCTTTAAATActattgaaagaagaaatatgtATCTTAGGAAAAGGGtaataacaagaaaactttAAAAGATGATAAGACGCTGTAAGAGAAAAAGGGAAGCTTAGATTAtagaaaaaacaatgaaTCGCTTTCAAAGCTTTATATGCTGGCAAGCACGGAAGGTTaaagttggaaaaaaaaaatgcgaaATTACTATCGGAAAAATCGAAATAATTTGGTATTACGCAGTGAGAAGTCTATATTGACATCTTCCTGCTTTCCGCTTtctgtttatttgtttttcctcataattgttttgattttactCTGTTGGAAATGCGAAAATTGTTTTGGTTTTA
The genomic region above belongs to Saccharomyces kudriavzevii IFO 1802 strain IFO1802 genome assembly, chromosome: 3 and contains:
- the SKDI03G0890 gene encoding uncharacterized protein (similar to Saccharomyces cerevisiae YCR023C; ancestral locus Anc_1.451) yields the protein MARQKLTFKQQMDGFPWVQLMVVSLVRFSEPIAFSSLFPYVFFMVKDFKIAPNDAQVSKYSGYLSSSFALCQVISAYHWGRFSEAHGRKITLTCGLIGTSISLLILGFSHNFYQALVARSLMGLLNGNVGVIRTIIGEIATERKHQALAFSTMPLLFQFGAVIGPMIGGFLVFRDGTINEVPSWFPDFAKKIIKSYPYALPNVVVCVFLMFGLLNATLFLEETHPVFKNRKDYGLEVGDFIKKNILGIQPKRRPWQKCTHGGSENIDHGDEEINANEVRVHDENENAPLLDTVNDSDAESVQSVEPILTRRQSVGLIRTYSLHEPTDALHADTDTASDGCKESSIFHHVFHTKVFYPISVNFIMALHLIVYNEFLPVFLAYDLTVDPENPKKLASKFPWKISGGIGYEPEQTGTLLSTTGIFGCLVVIFILPVIDRKFDCLTIFRSLVKLYPIMYIMVPYVVFLQGERIPSWCTVVYLYIITGIKTFCGALTSPQIMLLIHNSSPLGCRSVINGATISISASARFIGPLVWGYIMSWSQQNDVAWVSWWSLSLFCMVALYQSYKIAPIDDDENADNQQDRGSTNNPRTKTSNSRLGRRSSLSSLSN
- the SLM5 gene encoding asparagine--tRNA ligase SLM5 (similar to Saccharomyces cerevisiae SLM5 (YCR024C); ancestral locus Anc_1.449) gives rise to the protein MFRACCPIKSGRFYSSLTVKSLYEQVHRARHDSISIHGWIKSIRILKRVAFLDLQDGTSVNPLRIVVPLTTTDDAQFLKNLKTGQTLSVSNAVWQDTPNREQPFELQIKRPIDSIQLIGPVSENYPLQKKFQTLPYLRTLPTLKYRTSYLSAILRLRSFVELQFMLYFQKNHFTKVSPPILTSNDCEGAGELFQVSTNQSSTASSYFGKPTYLTVSTQLHLEILALSLSRCWTLSPCFRAERSDTPRHLSEFWMLEVEMCFVNSIQELTSFVETTMKHVINACVDNQEELLPKQFVSLQEDEASSRPSLDQEKQQIKSRWQSLVNEEWQTITYTQAIEILKKHHNQDLHFQYEPEWGQPLQTEHEKFLAGEYFKSPVFVTDYPRVCKAFYMKQNSTPNDTVACFDLLVPGMGEIIGGSLREDDYDKLCKEMKERGMNESGELDWYLSLRKEGSAPHGGFGLGFERFISYLYGNHNIRDAIPFHRTSTGSINF
- the PMP1 gene encoding proteolipid ATPase (similar to Saccharomyces cerevisiae PMP1 (YCR024C-A) and PMP2 (YEL017C-A); ancestral locus Anc_1.446), which codes for MTLPGGVILVFILVGLACIAIISTIIYRKWQARQKGLERF